In the genome of Candidatus Thermoplasmatota archaeon, the window TCTTTTGCAGTGATTGCGAAGAAGAGAAAGAAATTAAAAGGAACAAAACAGTAAAACCATCTGACCGCCCACAAGTTGTATAGAAAGTTTGGAGTTGTTGTGCAGCCAAAATCTCACAAGCTTTCTATTATTGCATTCGCGGACTACACACTTTTAAGAGTTTCTCCTTCGATACTAAGCGCAGCCATACTCCAAAGAACGATGATTTTATATATCTAAGAATACTATGGAGTTTATAAAAAAATGTACATTGAAAAAGAGAAGAAAAGCTTGCTGTTTAAGTTAAAGCCTTTGGTCGAGCGCTTACCTGCAGTAAAACGTCCTGAAGGCCATGTCCATTTCAAAACTAAACTTCTATGGACTATTCTTATACTGATATTTTACTTCATTCTCACTAACGTAATGCTCTACGGGTTAGAGTCAGGCCCTACATTAGATATGTTCGCAGGCTTTAGAGCTATAATGGCAGGCGAATCAGGCTCTATTCTGCATTTAGGAATTGGTCCTATAGTCACAGCTTCTATTATATTGCAATTGTTTGTAGGCGCTAAAATAATCAGACTAGACTTAACAAAGTCTGAGGACAAAGCTATCTATCAGGGTACTCAGAAATTTTTGGTACTAGTAATGATATTTGTAGAAGCCATTCCTCAAGTATTTGGCTATCTCACTCCTTCAAGCTATTTAATAGCGCGAGCAGGTCTTTGGGGCGCGCGATGGATAATAATATCTCAGTTATTCGTAGGAAGTTATCTAGTATTCTTAATGGATGAAGTTGTTAGCAAATGGGGCATAGGCTCAGGAATTTCTTTGTTTATAGCTGCAGGTGTAAGTCAAGCTATTTTCACAGGTACTTTCAATTGGGCTTTGGGCAATCCAAACTTACCTGCCTCTATAGAGCGCGGAGCTATGAATTTACCAGTAGGCACAATACCTAAGACAATTTACATTGCGCAGAATATGAACGCACAGCAGCTTGCAAGCGAAGGGTATGAAACCATAATGCTGGGTCAGCCCAACCCTATGATAGCACTTGTAGGTACTGTGCTGATATTCTTTATTGTAGCTTATGTAGAATCTACAAGAATAGAGTTGCCGCTAGCGCACGGAAGGGTAAGAGGCGCCAGAGGTAGATACCCAATAAGGTTAATTTACGCTTCTAACATCCCTGTAATTTTAATGAGCGCATTGCTTGCAAATGTGCAAATGTTCTCATTACTGCTCTGGCAGCATCCGACACTATCTAAAATACCGCTTATTGGCGGGCAGTACTGGGTTGGAGCTTACGGACCGCAGTCTACGGAGCCTATAGGCGGAGCTGCTTTCTACCTAACTCGCGTAAGAGGGCTTTACGATTGGCTACTGCCATTAATAGATTACCAGAGATGGAGCTACGCAGTTTACGGTAAATCTCAGCTACAAATAGTAGCCCATGTAGCAATTTATCTAGGGGTTATGATTATAGGCTCTATACTTTTCGCTAAATTCTGGATAGAAACTACTAATATGGGCTCAGCTGCAGTTGCAGAGCAAATAACTGAAAGCGGCTTGCAAATACCGGGCTTTAGAAGGGACCCTCGCATTATAAAACTCGTGCTAGATAGATACATACCTGCCGTTACTGTAATTTCAGGCGCTTTTGTTGGCGCTTTAGCAGCGGGCGCAGATATGATAGGCACTGTAGGCAATACTTCAGGTACGGGCGTACTCCTTTGCGTAGGAATAATCATACAATTTTACGAGCTCATAGGCAGGGAGCAAATGATGGAAATGCATCCTGTACTCAGAGGGTTCTTCGGAGAGGAATAATGCAGTCTGTAATTCCAAAATTCTATAATCTTTCTATAGCTGAAAGATTGAAAATTTTAAAAAAGTTTGCAGGCTTAAGTAACAATGATTTAAAAATTCTTCATAGCAGTAACGCATTCATAAATAGAATGATAGAAAACGTTGTAGGCACCTTTCCACTACCTCTTGGCATAGCAACTAATTTTTTAATTAATGGTAAAGACTATCTCATTCCTATGGCTATAGAAGAAACAAGTGTAGTAGCTGCCTGCTCACACGGCGCTAAAATCGCACGTATTAAAGGCGGCTTTGAAGCTACTTCCACAGAGCCTGTAATGATAGGGCAGATTCAAATAGTTGATTTAAAGAATATAAAAAAAGCACAAAAGAATGTGTTAAGGGAGAAGGAAAAAATTTTAGAACTTGCAAACGAAAAAGACCCTATACTTGTAAAGCTTGGCGGAGGCGCTAAAGATATTGAGTTAAGAGAAATTATAACATCATCTGAGAAAATGCTTGCGGTGCATCTACTTGTAAGCGTAAAAGATGCAATGGGCGCTAATGTAGTTAATACAATGTGCGAAGCTGTTGCGCCTTTTATAGAAAAAATTACTGGCGGTAAAGTAATACTCAGAATAATTTCTAACCTTGCTGTCTATAGAATTGCGAGAGCAAAAGCAGTTTTCGACTGCAAAGTGGTAGGTGGCGAAGAAATTGTTAATGGTATAATAAAAGCTTGGGAATTTGCCTGTAACGATATTTACAGATGTGCTACTCATAACAAAGGAATAATGAATGGAATAGACGCAGTAGCAATAGCAACTGGGAACGATTTCAGAGCCTTAGAGGCAGGAGCGCATGCTTACGCAGCTTCAAATGGCTATAAACCGTTAACTAAATACGAAAAATCTGAGAGTGGCGATTTGATAGGAACTATTGAACTGCCCATAGCTGTAGGTATTGTTGGGGGTGCAACAATCCACCCTACAGCTAAGATATGTAAAAAAATATTAGGAATAAAAAGTGCAAATGAGCTAGCAGAAGTACTAGCAAGTGTTGGATTAGCACAGAATTTTGCAGCTTTAAGAGCTCTTGTCAAAGAAGGTATTCAGAGAGGGCATATGAGCTTGCATGCACACAATATTGCAGTAATGGCTGGCGCAAAACGCAAAGAGATAGATAAAGTAGTGGAAATTTTAGTTAAAGAGAAGGAAATAAGAGTTGATAGAGCGAAGGAGATAATTGAAGAGATCAGGAAAAAAGATAAAAAATGACTAGAAAAGAGATTGCAAAAAAAGCAGCTATTGCATATTTTGGTCTATCGAGCAGCACCAAAAGTTTCCCAGAAGGTGTGCAGCTAAACATTTACGAAAGTTGCGGAACAAACGCTAAAAGAGAAGGTTTTCTAGCCGAACTTGCAAATTATATAGAAAAAATCTGGGAAGAGAATATAGGCTCGCTTTCTAGAACTGCAAGACTTTCTGAAGCTGACTTCCTATATTACGTTAATAAACTAAGAACGGAGCGTGGAGCTTCATCACTAACGTTGCGCTCTTTACTTATAGAGCGGTGGATGAAAAATTTAGTAGACCTTTATGAAGAGCTTGTATTGGCTGAAGTTGTAAAGAATAGTGAGCGCAAGTTATTGCTTGTTAATACTAAGATGAGTTTATAAGCTAATTTTTAATACACCCTAAAATTATACTTTTTTGGTGAGCTGAAAATGTTGGACTATACATTTACAGATGAGCAGGAAATGTTTAGAGAGAGTCTGAGAGATTTCTGCGCCAAAAAAATTGCGCCTGCAGTGAAAATTTTAGAAGAGCAGAAAGAGATTCCTAAAGATTTGCTTAAAGAGCTTGCTGATTTTGAGTTGCTTGCAATGACAGTGCCTGAAAAATATGGAGGTATTAACGCAAGCGCTGTTACTGCAGGCATAGCTGCGGAAGAGCTTGGTAAAGCAGACCCTACTTGCTCTATACCTGTAGTGTTTTTGGTAGAAGCTTCTTGGGGCTATTTGCTCAGTAAATATGGTACAGAAGAAGCTAAATCTGAGATTTTACCTAAAGTAACTAAAGGCGAGAATTTTTTAGGAATAGCAACTACAGAAAGCGAGGCTGGTAGCGATTTGGCAAGTATGCGCACCAAAATAACAAAAACTGAGAAAGGTTATTTAGTGAATGGCGAAAAGAATTACATTTCAGGTGTAAGAGAAGCAATAAAATGGGGCGGAGGCCATGTAACTCTAGCGAAGCAAATGCCAGAGCTCGGTACTAGAGGAATGACTATGTTCTACTTGCCGCTCAGCTCTAAAGGTATAACTCCAAGCTATTTTGAAGATCTTGGTAGGGAGGCAATTTCATGCGGCGGTTTTAATATAGAAAACGTGGAAATACCAAGCCATTATCTGATAGGTGAGGAGAATAAAGGCTTTTACATTGTGCATGAAGGCTACGAACTGGCAAGAGGACTTATAGCGCTTGTGTGTATAGGCGCTGCTACAAAAGCGCTTGAAAACGGTATTAAGTATATTAAGGAAAGAAAGGCTTTCGGCAAGCCTATTGCAAAATACGAAGGTATACAGTTCCTGCTTGCAGAGCATTACAGCAAAATTCAGGCTGTTCGAGAACTTGCCTATAAAGCGCTCTGGCTGTTTGATAGAGAGAGAGAAGGCAAAGCAAAAAGGTTTGAAGTTAGTAAAGCGATAGCAATGGCGAAAATGCTCTCGCCGAAATGGGCTTTTGACGCAATAAATGATGTAATGCAATGGCAGGGAGCTTTCGGATATACAAAAGAGTGCCCTGACCAAACAGCTCTTAGAGGAGTGCGCTCTTTTACTTTAGCAGAGGGCTCTACAGAAATAATGAAAATAATAGTAGCAAGAGAATTGTTAGGTAAAGAATTTTTGCCATATAGATGAGAAATGCGCTTCATTGTCTGCGTCAAGCAAGTACCAAGCGTTACTGAAATAAAAATCGATCCCAAGACAGGTACTCTAATAAGAGAAGGCGTTCCCAGCATACTCAACCATTTCGATCAATACGCGCTTGAAGAAGCGTTAAGAATAAAGAGTAGCGAAGACGAAGTTATAGCTCTTTCAATGGGACCTTTACAAGCCCAATCAGCTTTGCTAAAATGCCTCGCTTTAGGCGCTGATAAAGCTGTTTTGATTTCAGACAGAGCATTTGCAGGAAGCGATACTTTCGCTACTTCTTATGTGCTTGCGCAAGCGTTAAAAAAACTTTCGCACTTCGATATTATATTCTGCGGCCAGCAGGCTATGGATGGGGATACTGCGCAAGTAGCTCCTGAGCTAGCGCAAAATTTGCTAATTCCTCAAGTAACTTACGTAGAAAGAGCAGAATCTCTAGATAGAGCTAAAAATAGAGTTGTAGTTAAGAGCGTGACTGAAGAGGGCTATAAATTAATTGAAGTGAAATTGCCAGTAGTGCTTGCATTTCTGCCGCCAACCTCTTTTGTACTCGCCGATCCCAAGCTCAGCGGAATAATGAAAGCAAAGCAGAAGCCTCTTTTAATATGGTCTGAGAAAGACCTTGAGGTTGAAAAAGGCAAATATGGCTTAGATGGCTCGCCAACCCAAGTAATAAAAGTGTATTCCCCGCCAGTTAGAGAGAGAGGTATTGTTATGAGTGAAGAGCCTAAAGAAGCAAGCAAAAAAATTGTGAAACTGCTGTTAGAGCAGAAACTAATAGAATGATAAAAGTAGAGCTTGATAAATGTACAGGCTGTGGTATTTGCGCAAAAATTTGTCCTTTCGGAGCTATTGAAATAATCGATAAAAAAGCTCAAATCCAAGCTCATTGCGCCTTATGTGGAGCTTGTGTAGAAGCTTGTGGCTTTGGAGCTATTGAGCTTATACGTACAAGAGTTAAAACAGAAGATCTTTCTGTATATAGAGATGTATGGGTATTTGCAGAAGTAAAAGATGATAAGCTGAAATCTGTAAGTTTAGAATTACTGACTAAGGCAAAAGAGCTTGCAAAAGATTTAAATCAAGGTTGTTGCGCGTTACTCATCGGCAATAATATTAAAGATTTATGCAAAGAGCTTGCTGCCTACGGAGCTGATAAAGTTTATTTAGCAGAACATGAACTACTACAATCTTATTCTACAGATGCCTACGCACCAATAATAATAGGATTGATTTCTAAATACAAGCCCAACATTGTTATATATCCTGCTACAAAGCTTGGTAGAGATTTAGCGCCACGCGTTGCAGCTGCACTTGAGTTGGGACTTACTGCAGATTGCACTGGCTTAAGTATAAAAGATGGCCTTTTACTTCAAACAAGACCTGCGTTTGGCGGTAATGTAATGGCTGATATTATCACACCTTTTACACGTCCACAAATGGCTACTGTAAGACCCAACGTCATGCCTAAAGGAGAGGCTAACTATAGCAAAGAGGCTGAAATAATAAACGTGAATGTGAATTTAAATGCAACTGCAATAAGAACTGTAATAAAAGAATTGATAAAAATTCCTCCCCCGCCCGGAAAATCTATAGAAGAAGCTGACATAATAGTTGCTGGAGGAAGAGGCGTAGGCAGTAAAGAAGGTTTTAAAATACTTGAAGAGCTTGCCAAAGAGCTTAACGCAGCTATAGGAGGTAGCAGAGTAGTTGTAGAGCAAGGCTGGCTTCCTAAGCAAGCGCAAGTAGGACAAAGCGGTACCACAGTGAGTCCTAAACTCTATATTGCATGCGGTATTAGCGGCGCTATTCAGCATCAAGTAGGTATGAAAAGCAGCAAATTAATAAT includes:
- the secY gene encoding preprotein translocase subunit SecY; the encoded protein is MYIEKEKKSLLFKLKPLVERLPAVKRPEGHVHFKTKLLWTILILIFYFILTNVMLYGLESGPTLDMFAGFRAIMAGESGSILHLGIGPIVTASIILQLFVGAKIIRLDLTKSEDKAIYQGTQKFLVLVMIFVEAIPQVFGYLTPSSYLIARAGLWGARWIIISQLFVGSYLVFLMDEVVSKWGIGSGISLFIAAGVSQAIFTGTFNWALGNPNLPASIERGAMNLPVGTIPKTIYIAQNMNAQQLASEGYETIMLGQPNPMIALVGTVLIFFIVAYVESTRIELPLAHGRVRGARGRYPIRLIYASNIPVILMSALLANVQMFSLLLWQHPTLSKIPLIGGQYWVGAYGPQSTEPIGGAAFYLTRVRGLYDWLLPLIDYQRWSYAVYGKSQLQIVAHVAIYLGVMIIGSILFAKFWIETTNMGSAAVAEQITESGLQIPGFRRDPRIIKLVLDRYIPAVTVISGAFVGALAAGADMIGTVGNTSGTGVLLCVGIIIQFYELIGREQMMEMHPVLRGFFGEE
- a CDS encoding electron transfer flavoprotein subunit alpha, which codes for MIKVELDKCTGCGICAKICPFGAIEIIDKKAQIQAHCALCGACVEACGFGAIELIRTRVKTEDLSVYRDVWVFAEVKDDKLKSVSLELLTKAKELAKDLNQGCCALLIGNNIKDLCKELAAYGADKVYLAEHELLQSYSTDAYAPIIIGLISKYKPNIVIYPATKLGRDLAPRVAAALELGLTADCTGLSIKDGLLLQTRPAFGGNVMADIITPFTRPQMATVRPNVMPKGEANYSKEAEIINVNVNLNATAIRTVIKELIKIPPPPGKSIEEADIIVAGGRGVGSKEGFKILEELAKELNAAIGGSRVVVEQGWLPKQAQVGQSGTTVSPKLYIACGISGAIQHQVGMKSSKLIIAINKDPEAPIFNIADYGIVGDLFEVVPALTEAVRNAKRSQGMSIIS
- a CDS encoding hydroxymethylglutaryl-CoA reductase, degradative, translated to MQSVIPKFYNLSIAERLKILKKFAGLSNNDLKILHSSNAFINRMIENVVGTFPLPLGIATNFLINGKDYLIPMAIEETSVVAACSHGAKIARIKGGFEATSTEPVMIGQIQIVDLKNIKKAQKNVLREKEKILELANEKDPILVKLGGGAKDIELREIITSSEKMLAVHLLVSVKDAMGANVVNTMCEAVAPFIEKITGGKVILRIISNLAVYRIARAKAVFDCKVVGGEEIVNGIIKAWEFACNDIYRCATHNKGIMNGIDAVAIATGNDFRALEAGAHAYAASNGYKPLTKYEKSESGDLIGTIELPIAVGIVGGATIHPTAKICKKILGIKSANELAEVLASVGLAQNFAALRALVKEGIQRGHMSLHAHNIAVMAGAKRKEIDKVVEILVKEKEIRVDRAKEIIEEIRKKDKK
- a CDS encoding acyl-CoA dehydrogenase family protein; the protein is MLDYTFTDEQEMFRESLRDFCAKKIAPAVKILEEQKEIPKDLLKELADFELLAMTVPEKYGGINASAVTAGIAAEELGKADPTCSIPVVFLVEASWGYLLSKYGTEEAKSEILPKVTKGENFLGIATTESEAGSDLASMRTKITKTEKGYLVNGEKNYISGVREAIKWGGGHVTLAKQMPELGTRGMTMFYLPLSSKGITPSYFEDLGREAISCGGFNIENVEIPSHYLIGEENKGFYIVHEGYELARGLIALVCIGAATKALENGIKYIKERKAFGKPIAKYEGIQFLLAEHYSKIQAVRELAYKALWLFDREREGKAKRFEVSKAIAMAKMLSPKWAFDAINDVMQWQGAFGYTKECPDQTALRGVRSFTLAEGSTEIMKIIVARELLGKEFLPYR
- a CDS encoding electron transfer flavoprotein subunit beta/FixA family protein, whose amino-acid sequence is MRFIVCVKQVPSVTEIKIDPKTGTLIREGVPSILNHFDQYALEEALRIKSSEDEVIALSMGPLQAQSALLKCLALGADKAVLISDRAFAGSDTFATSYVLAQALKKLSHFDIIFCGQQAMDGDTAQVAPELAQNLLIPQVTYVERAESLDRAKNRVVVKSVTEEGYKLIEVKLPVVLAFLPPTSFVLADPKLSGIMKAKQKPLLIWSEKDLEVEKGKYGLDGSPTQVIKVYSPPVRERGIVMSEEPKEASKKIVKLLLEQKLIE